In Uranotaenia lowii strain MFRU-FL chromosome 2, ASM2978415v1, whole genome shotgun sequence, one genomic interval encodes:
- the LOC129741627 gene encoding uncharacterized protein LOC129741627, which yields MLTGRYANEYLLKKRHLQALFDIPRVRKETAATLHSLVDDFERHTKILHQLGEPTDSWSAILEHLLCTRLHDDSLRAWEDHASTIENPNYACIIEFLQRRIRVLESISVNYHPSSSNIVAPPQHVKRFTSHQRLSSFSSTAATNWNCPACHQQHFLLKCSKFHRMPVNERLKIVTTKGFCINCLLPNQAGHNCSTHNCRHCGRRHHSLLHIHRSDEGRRNNSEHQPNSSTPVVVQSNSSSPRASPAQQTSAATAAVVSHIESSTPISQPNETVFLMTAIVNVVDAFGKPHPARALLDSASQPNLITERMAQLLRVKRHRVNVTIMGAGQLSKPVRESIFTQVKSRSSSFCCDANFLVMHKVTANLPAQDVSQLGWKLPREISLADPSFHRSQPIDLVLGARHFHDFFPTAARLGVI from the coding sequence ATGCTTACTGGTCGGTATGCTAACGAGTACCTACTAAAGAAGAGGCACCTACAGGCATTGTTTGACATACCACGCGTGAGAAAGGAGACAGCAGCTACGCTTCACAGCTTGGTCGACGATTTCGAGCGCCATACGAAAATCCTGCATCAACTGGGGGAGCCAACCGATAGCTGGAGTGCGATTCTGGAGCATCTACTGTGTACGCGATTGCACGACGACTCTCTTAGGGCCTGGGAGGATCATGCGTCCACCATCGAGAACCCGAACTACGCCTGTATCATCGAGTTTCTGCAACGACGAATCCGTGTGCTGGAATCAATATCGGTCAACTACCACCCATCAAGCTCAAACATCGTTGCACCACCGCAGCACGTAAAACGCTTCACCAGCCACCAGCGCCTTTCATCTTTTTCGTCAACCGCAGCCACGAATTGGAACTGCCCGGCATGTCATCAGCAACACTTTTTGCTAAAGTGCTCGAAATTCCATCGTATGCCTGTCAACGAGCGCCTAAAAATAGTCACCACCAAAGGCTTCTGCATCAACTGCTTGCTCCCAAACCAGGCAGGACACAATTGCTCTACCCACAATTGTCGACACTGTGGTCGAAGACATCATTCGCTTTTACACATTCACCGCTCTGATGAAGGAAGGAGAAACAACAGTGAGCACCAGCCGAACAGCTCGACGCCTGTGGTAGTCCAATCCAATTCATCCTCCCCACGAGCCAGTCCGGCTCAGCAAACATCCGCAGCAACTGCTGCAGTCGTCTCACACATCGAAAGTAGCACACCCATCAGCCAGCCGAACGAAACCGTTTTCCTTATGACAGCAATCGTAAATGTGGTTGACGCCTTCGGAAAACCTCACCCAGCTCGTGCGCTTCTGGACAGCGCGTCGCAGCCGAACTTAATTACCGAACGCATGGCACAGCTGCTACGCGTAAAACGACATAGGGTAAACGTGACAATTATGGGCGCAGGTCAACTTTCGAAACCAGTTCGCGAATCAATTTTTACCCAAGTTAAATCTCGCTCTAGCAGCTTCTGCTGTGATGCCAACTTTCTTGTGATGCACAAAGTAACCGCTAATCTCCCTGCACAGGACGTATCCCAATTAGGCTGGAAACTTCCGAGGGAAATCTCGCTTGCTGACCCCTCTTTTCATCGAAGTCAACCGATCGATCTCGTCTTAGGTGCTAGGCATTTTCACGACTTCTTCCCCACAGCAGCTCGTCTAGGAGTAATATGA